One Desulfatitalea tepidiphila genomic region harbors:
- a CDS encoding phage holin family protein, translating to MRGLALRWLTLTFAIVLASYLLDGVRVSGFFSALGAAAMLGILNAFFRPIALILTLPINILTFGLFTFVINAVMLKMASGVISGFEVHGFWTAVFGALIIGLVSFALNTLVDESGRVDIIDLKHRGGNRWE from the coding sequence ATGCGCGGCTTGGCGCTTCGATGGCTGACACTCACGTTTGCCATCGTGTTGGCTTCATATCTATTGGATGGCGTACGCGTCAGTGGTTTCTTTTCGGCCCTCGGGGCCGCTGCAATGTTGGGAATTCTTAACGCCTTTTTCAGGCCCATCGCCCTGATCCTGACCCTTCCGATCAATATCCTTACCTTTGGTCTCTTTACCTTCGTCATCAACGCCGTCATGTTGAAAATGGCCTCCGGCGTGATCAGTGGATTTGAAGTGCATGGTTTCTGGACGGCGGTATTCGGTGCGCTGATCATTGGACTGGTCAGCTTTGCCTTGAACACGCTGGTCGATGAAAGTGGACGGGTCGATATCATCGATCTCAAACACCGGGGCGGCAATCGCTGGGAGTAA
- the ndk gene encoding nucleoside-diphosphate kinase, with the protein MEQTLAIIKPDGVSRGLIGEVILRIERNKLKIKAMKLIQMSKTQAQGFYAVHRERPFFQSLTDFMCSGPVVVMVLEGENAIKRWRDMMGATNYKDAAEGTIRRDFATDIEKNVVHGSDAPETAAFETGYFFNALERV; encoded by the coding sequence ATGGAACAAACTTTGGCCATTATCAAACCCGATGGCGTTTCCCGCGGACTCATCGGCGAGGTGATCCTCCGCATCGAACGCAACAAGCTCAAAATCAAGGCCATGAAGCTGATTCAAATGTCCAAAACCCAGGCCCAGGGTTTTTATGCCGTGCATCGGGAACGTCCTTTTTTCCAAAGCCTGACCGATTTCATGTGTTCCGGTCCGGTCGTGGTGATGGTTCTGGAGGGCGAAAACGCCATCAAACGCTGGCGCGACATGATGGGTGCCACCAATTATAAAGATGCGGCCGAAGGTACGATCCGTCGCGACTTCGCCACCGACATTGAAAAAAACGTGGTCCACGGATCGGACGCGCCTGAAACCGCCGCCTTCGAAACCGGCTACTTTTTCAACGCCCTGGAACGTGTCTGA
- a CDS encoding O-acetyl-ADP-ribose deacetylase: MDPSVLDRIDIRQGDITRLQVDAIVNAANTSLLGGGGVDGAIHRAAGPQLLAECRTIGGCPTGEARITGGYNLPARYVIHTVGPVYSGRPKDAHLLKDCYQNSLALAVAHQVRTIAFPAISCGVYGYPIHAACRIALETASTFLEGHPELEKIIFVLFSSGDREVYIERFKALSDK; encoded by the coding sequence ATGGACCCGTCAGTTCTCGACAGAATCGACATCCGGCAAGGTGACATCACCCGTTTGCAAGTGGATGCGATTGTCAATGCAGCCAACACCTCCTTATTGGGGGGGGGCGGTGTGGACGGCGCCATTCATCGGGCCGCCGGCCCCCAGCTGCTGGCCGAGTGCCGCACCATCGGTGGTTGTCCGACCGGTGAAGCGCGCATTACCGGTGGCTACAATTTACCGGCGAGATATGTCATCCACACGGTCGGGCCGGTGTACAGCGGCAGACCCAAGGACGCGCACCTGCTCAAAGACTGCTATCAGAACAGCCTGGCACTGGCGGTGGCCCATCAGGTGCGAACTATTGCATTCCCGGCCATCAGTTGCGGAGTGTACGGCTACCCCATCCATGCCGCCTGCCGCATCGCCTTGGAAACGGCATCGACCTTTCTGGAGGGTCATCCCGAGTTGGAAAAAATCATTTTCGTCCTCTTTTCGTCAGGGGACCGCGAGGTATACATCGAACGATTCAAGGCCCTGTCCGATAAATGA
- a CDS encoding aldo/keto reductase, with product MKTEYEGFSRRQFLKTAGAIGAGSLLAGRAAAVSPVDAPVAKQALLDRVPTRPFGRSGRDVSILSLGGMFDIGANQLMLRQAIKWGVTYWDTADCYQAGSEDGIGKYFGKYPEDREKIFLVTKSDARDPEGMNRLLARSLERMKTTYIDLYFIHGLSRINELDDHTRRWVDETKKDGRIKLFGFSTHRNMPEVMQGAARLGWVDGIMTTYNFRNMHTREMQDAVSACADAGVGLVAMKTQARGSWFDWSRSQPEGRALAEHFHRKGWTEEQAKLKAVWQEPRIASICSQMDSMRLLKANMEVAVDPEPLTSAEVEMFQRYAVATAGHYCAGCSGHCQMAETVDIPISDVMRYHMYCRSYGRADWAREQFAALPEAVKSAMARADFTAAEARCPQGMPIGRLMRDAIEDFA from the coding sequence ATGAAAACAGAATACGAAGGCTTTTCCAGACGCCAATTTTTGAAGACCGCCGGCGCCATCGGCGCCGGGTCGTTGCTGGCCGGCCGGGCGGCGGCCGTTTCGCCGGTCGATGCGCCCGTTGCCAAGCAGGCCTTGCTGGACCGGGTGCCCACCCGGCCTTTCGGAAGAAGCGGACGGGACGTTTCCATTTTATCGCTGGGCGGCATGTTCGATATCGGCGCCAATCAGCTGATGCTCCGGCAGGCCATTAAATGGGGCGTGACCTACTGGGACACCGCCGATTGCTATCAGGCCGGCAGCGAGGACGGGATCGGCAAATATTTCGGCAAGTATCCCGAGGATCGGGAGAAAATATTCCTGGTGACAAAATCCGACGCACGCGACCCGGAAGGGATGAACCGGTTGCTGGCACGCTCTCTGGAGCGCATGAAAACCACCTATATCGACCTCTATTTCATCCACGGCCTCAGCCGCATCAATGAGCTCGATGACCATACCCGGCGTTGGGTCGACGAAACCAAAAAGGATGGCCGGATCAAGCTGTTCGGGTTCAGCACCCATCGCAACATGCCGGAGGTGATGCAGGGGGCCGCCCGGTTGGGGTGGGTGGACGGCATCATGACGACCTACAACTTTCGCAATATGCATACCCGGGAGATGCAGGACGCCGTATCGGCATGCGCCGACGCCGGCGTCGGGCTGGTCGCCATGAAGACCCAGGCCAGGGGATCGTGGTTCGACTGGAGCCGTTCGCAGCCTGAGGGCCGGGCCCTGGCCGAGCATTTCCACCGAAAGGGATGGACAGAGGAGCAGGCCAAGCTCAAGGCCGTCTGGCAGGAGCCGCGCATCGCCAGCATCTGTTCCCAGATGGACAGCATGCGCCTGCTGAAAGCCAACATGGAAGTCGCGGTGGATCCCGAGCCGCTGACCTCGGCCGAGGTGGAGATGTTCCAGCGCTATGCCGTTGCCACGGCGGGCCACTATTGCGCCGGTTGCAGTGGACATTGCCAGATGGCCGAAACGGTGGACATCCCGATCAGCGACGTGATGCGCTACCACATGTATTGCCGCAGCTACGGCCGGGCCGATTGGGCCCGGGAGCAGTTCGCAGCCCTGCCGGAGGCCGTCAAGTCCGCAATGGCCAGGGCTGATTTTACGGCTGCCGAAGCCCGCTGCCCCCAGGGCATGCCCATCGGAAGACTGATGCGTGATGCGATCGAGGACTTCGCTTAA
- a CDS encoding YajD family HNH nuclease, with product MTSKKGSADRERLAKIVAEARRHREEQEKTYRERALKLFPWICARCGREFSGKRLRELTVHHKDHNHDNNPPDGSNWELLCIYCHDNEHDRIAVAESYDSGPSDGSQPSDSGNTPFAGLSDLLKKKGLI from the coding sequence ATGACTTCCAAAAAGGGCTCGGCAGACCGTGAACGTCTGGCCAAAATCGTAGCGGAAGCACGACGGCACCGCGAGGAGCAGGAAAAAACTTACCGGGAGAGGGCCTTGAAGCTCTTTCCCTGGATCTGTGCACGATGCGGCCGCGAATTTTCAGGCAAACGCCTGCGCGAACTGACAGTGCACCACAAGGACCATAATCACGACAACAATCCTCCCGACGGCAGCAACTGGGAGTTGCTCTGCATCTACTGCCATGACAATGAGCACGATCGCATCGCGGTGGCCGAATCCTATGACAGCGGCCCGTCCGATGGCAGCCAACCTTCCGACTCGGGCAACACACCGTTTGCCGGGCTGTCTGACCTGCTGAAGAAAAAAGGGTTGATCTGA
- a CDS encoding RNA methyltransferase, translating into MMTGVRLDNITVVLNRPRYPENIGAAARALCNMGMRRLVVVSPEKCDLTRVLRLATHAAIEVVEQMGCFDDLMEALAPFGYVIGTTARQGRERQFVMHPQQAAEHLVSISQENEVALLFGPEDRGLTNEELRLCHHLVTIPTDQFSSLNLAQAVMVMCYEIFKTGRPEPKHQTPRLATRIELDGMYDQVKDLLVRIDYILPDNPDYWMNKLRRFFTRLQLRAGEVSMIRGICRQIDWYAGKCYRDGASGTEAPKTYSPPE; encoded by the coding sequence ATGATGACGGGCGTTCGCCTCGACAACATCACCGTCGTTTTGAACCGGCCCCGATATCCCGAAAATATCGGGGCCGCCGCACGCGCCCTCTGCAACATGGGCATGCGGCGGCTGGTGGTCGTCTCTCCCGAAAAATGCGACCTGACGCGGGTATTGCGCCTGGCGACCCATGCGGCCATCGAGGTGGTCGAACAGATGGGCTGTTTCGATGACCTCATGGAGGCTCTGGCGCCGTTCGGCTATGTCATCGGCACCACGGCCCGGCAAGGTCGCGAACGCCAATTCGTGATGCACCCGCAGCAGGCTGCCGAACATCTGGTGTCGATCTCACAGGAGAACGAGGTGGCCCTGCTCTTCGGCCCGGAAGACCGGGGCCTGACCAACGAAGAGCTGCGCCTCTGCCACCACCTGGTCACCATTCCCACCGATCAGTTCTCCTCGCTCAATCTGGCCCAGGCTGTCATGGTGATGTGCTATGAAATCTTCAAGACTGGCCGGCCGGAACCCAAGCATCAAACACCCCGATTGGCCACGAGGATCGAGCTGGACGGCATGTACGATCAGGTCAAAGACCTGCTGGTGCGCATCGACTATATTCTGCCGGACAACCCCGACTACTGGATGAACAAGCTGCGCCGCTTTTTCACCCGGCTTCAACTGCGCGCCGGCGAGGTGAGCATGATCCGCGGCATTTGCCGCCAAATCGATTGGTACGCCGGCAAATGTTACCGGGATGGCGCCTCGGGAACAGAGGCACCCAAAACCTATTCCCCACCCGAATAA
- a CDS encoding FmdB family zinc ribbon protein, protein MPIYEFYCDRCHTIFNFFSRSINTTKRPKCPRCKTHSLSRQMSAFAVTGRAKEEGDMEDLPFDETKMEQAMQMLAGEAEKINEDDPRQAANLMRKLTDMTGMELGSGMQEALSRMERGEDPEQIEAEMGDILENEDPFQLSGKKAARASRRIAPRRDETLYDL, encoded by the coding sequence ATGCCCATCTACGAATTCTACTGCGATCGATGCCATACTATTTTCAACTTCTTCTCCAGATCCATCAACACGACCAAACGGCCAAAATGCCCCCGGTGCAAAACCCACTCCCTCTCCCGTCAGATGTCGGCCTTCGCGGTGACTGGGCGGGCCAAGGAAGAAGGGGACATGGAGGACCTGCCGTTCGATGAAACCAAGATGGAACAGGCCATGCAAATGCTGGCCGGCGAGGCGGAAAAGATCAACGAGGACGATCCCAGGCAGGCGGCCAATCTGATGCGTAAACTGACCGACATGACCGGGATGGAGTTGGGCAGCGGCATGCAGGAGGCCCTCAGCCGGATGGAAAGAGGCGAGGATCCGGAGCAGATCGAAGCGGAGATGGGCGATATCCTGGAAAACGAAGATCCGTTTCAACTGTCGGGTAAAAAAGCTGCCCGCGCCTCCCGGCGGATAGCGCCTCGCAGGGATGAAACGCTCTACGATTTGTAA
- a CDS encoding acetyl-CoA hydrolase/transferase C-terminal domain-containing protein, whose translation MENKQPLYLDVEQTVDHIIDNFGNDIKIGMPLGLGKPVPLINALYQRVKKDPALRLTIYTALSLEKPVWHSDLERRFLEPVVNRAWEGVPDLDYLMDLRKGDLPTNVTIRELFCKAGAYRHNPIMQQNFMSTNYTHTVRDCDAYQNDIFAQIIAKKDKDGDTIYSTSCNADTALETLGKFRRYNQKGIKKLSIGMVNANLPFMHGDAEVPADIYDIIIDDPDLNYPLFQTPRQPVSVPDYMIGLHVSTLIKDGGTLQIGIGALGDAIAYGLNLRNNQNEAYRKLLDHSGISATYGDLINSVGGTGTFEEGLYGSTEMLVDGFLQLYKGGVIKRKVYHHAGVQRLINEGKLKDQIPPEILAWMIEQETLHPYLTRKDFEALQHVGVFKAEAVYANGEIICDGRRFSALLADAENLRAVSDNCLGSALKNGVVLTGAFFIGPKDFYDTLNHMPEEEQNQFEMTGVEVANQLYGNETLRALQRKDGRFCNTGMKATVLGHVSSDMLEDGTVISGVGGQYNFVSMAHALPDGRLVMMIKGTRQEKGKTLSNIVYNYGNVTIPRHLKDIIVTEYGIADLRGKCDQDVIKAMLNITDARFQEALLSEAKKNNKIPQDYEIPEQFRHNTPERLAETLKAFKAMGLFPDFPFGSMFTDVELMIAYALKVLKAKAAGPDAESFPEIMKQLPIEIPDNLQPFMVRMGLAAPATPEEMQTHKMLLLAFRLAGFC comes from the coding sequence ATGGAAAACAAACAGCCTTTGTACCTTGACGTGGAACAGACCGTCGATCACATCATCGATAATTTCGGCAACGATATCAAAATCGGTATGCCGCTCGGACTTGGAAAACCGGTACCCCTGATCAACGCCTTGTATCAGCGGGTGAAAAAGGACCCGGCGCTCAGACTGACAATCTATACGGCACTCTCCCTGGAAAAACCAGTATGGCACAGCGATCTCGAACGCCGGTTCCTGGAACCGGTCGTCAACCGTGCATGGGAAGGCGTCCCGGACCTGGACTACCTAATGGACTTGAGAAAAGGGGATCTGCCGACCAACGTCACCATCCGCGAACTCTTCTGCAAGGCCGGTGCATATCGACACAACCCGATAATGCAGCAGAACTTCATGAGCACCAACTACACCCACACGGTCCGGGATTGTGACGCCTATCAAAATGATATCTTCGCACAAATCATCGCCAAGAAAGACAAGGACGGCGACACGATTTACAGCACCAGTTGCAATGCGGATACCGCTTTGGAAACTCTGGGCAAGTTCAGACGATACAATCAAAAGGGCATCAAAAAGCTCTCCATCGGAATGGTCAATGCCAACCTGCCATTCATGCATGGCGATGCAGAAGTGCCCGCCGATATCTATGACATCATCATCGACGATCCCGATTTGAATTACCCGCTGTTCCAAACGCCGCGTCAGCCGGTTTCCGTGCCCGATTATATGATCGGTCTGCACGTCAGCACCCTGATCAAGGACGGCGGCACCCTGCAGATCGGCATCGGCGCCTTGGGCGACGCCATCGCCTATGGCTTGAATCTGCGTAACAACCAGAACGAAGCGTATCGAAAACTTCTCGACCACAGCGGCATCAGCGCCACCTACGGCGATTTGATCAACAGCGTCGGCGGGACAGGCACCTTCGAGGAGGGACTCTATGGATCGACCGAAATGCTGGTGGATGGTTTCCTGCAGCTGTACAAAGGGGGTGTTATCAAGCGCAAAGTCTATCACCATGCCGGCGTCCAGCGCCTGATCAACGAGGGCAAGCTGAAGGACCAGATTCCACCCGAGATCCTGGCGTGGATGATAGAACAGGAGACCCTTCATCCCTATTTGACGCGTAAAGATTTCGAAGCACTGCAGCATGTCGGCGTATTCAAAGCCGAGGCGGTCTATGCGAATGGAGAGATCATTTGCGATGGCCGACGCTTTTCGGCGCTGCTGGCGGACGCGGAAAACCTCAGAGCCGTCAGCGACAACTGCCTGGGATCGGCGTTGAAGAACGGCGTCGTGCTCACCGGCGCTTTTTTCATCGGTCCCAAGGATTTTTACGATACCCTCAACCACATGCCTGAAGAGGAGCAGAATCAATTTGAAATGACCGGCGTCGAGGTGGCCAACCAGTTGTATGGCAACGAAACCTTGCGGGCGTTGCAGAGAAAAGACGGCCGCTTCTGCAACACGGGCATGAAAGCGACCGTGCTGGGTCATGTCTCGTCGGACATGCTCGAGGATGGCACGGTGATCAGCGGTGTGGGCGGCCAGTACAACTTTGTTTCCATGGCCCACGCCCTGCCGGACGGCCGCCTGGTGATGATGATCAAAGGCACCCGTCAGGAGAAGGGCAAGACCCTCTCCAATATCGTTTACAACTACGGCAACGTGACCATCCCCAGGCACTTGAAAGATATTATCGTCACCGAATACGGCATCGCCGACCTGCGGGGCAAGTGCGATCAGGATGTGATCAAGGCCATGCTCAATATTACCGATGCCCGGTTTCAGGAAGCGCTTCTGTCCGAGGCCAAGAAAAACAACAAGATCCCCCAGGACTACGAAATCCCGGAGCAATTCCGGCACAACACCCCCGAACGCCTCGCCGAAACGCTCAAGGCGTTTAAGGCCATGGGGCTGTTCCCGGATTTTCCGTTCGGCTCCATGTTTACCGATGTCGAACTGATGATCGCCTACGCCCTGAAGGTCCTCAAGGCCAAGGCCGCCGGTCCCGATGCGGAGAGCTTTCCGGAAATCATGAAGCAACTGCCCATTGAAATACCAGACAACCTGCAACCCTTCATGGTGCGCATGGGTCTTGCCGCTCCTGCGACACCCGAAGAGATGCAAACCCACAAGATGTTGCTGCTGGCGTTCCGGCTGGCAGGGTTCTGCTGA
- a CDS encoding DnaJ domain-containing protein, producing the protein MAWIWIILALIYILSPYDLLPDFIPLRGWLDDLVVLFLMVRQIMRLRGTRPSQQQNHHDHEDQQKQRDANQSNGNDPTDPYEILGVRRNAGKEEIQAAYRKLANQYHPDKVAHLGKEFQELAEKRFKEIQAAYEKLSRQ; encoded by the coding sequence ATGGCATGGATCTGGATAATCCTGGCGCTAATCTATATCCTCTCGCCCTATGACCTGCTGCCGGATTTCATACCCTTGCGCGGCTGGCTCGATGACCTCGTGGTTCTCTTTCTGATGGTGCGCCAAATCATGCGGTTGCGGGGCACGAGACCATCGCAGCAGCAAAACCATCATGATCATGAGGATCAACAAAAGCAACGGGATGCAAACCAGTCAAATGGGAACGATCCAACTGATCCATACGAGATTCTGGGTGTCCGGCGCAACGCTGGAAAAGAGGAGATCCAAGCGGCTTACCGAAAATTGGCCAACCAGTATCATCCGGACAAGGTGGCCCATTTAGGCAAAGAGTTCCAGGAACTTGCCGAAAAGCGCTTTAAGGAAATCCAGGCCGCTTATGAAAAACTCTCCAGACAGTGA
- a CDS encoding trans-sulfuration enzyme family protein, with the protein METGSKQGLSTRSVHAGEVRYNEYGSVTTPIVQTSTFIFKNVEEIRKLAQGAAGRFEYGRYGHPTQVAAEGKLAAIEDAEDAVLFSSGMSAITTALFALLKSGDHIIITDDAYKRTLDFCRSCLNRFQIECTVVRMCDYEAMERTIKPNTRLFFSESPTNPYLNIMDLERLVSLFKPRGILIISDSTFATPYNQRPLEYGIDLVVHSATKYLGGHNDLLSGVVLGKKELTAPIREYLKITGGVIDPNSAYLLIRGIKTFELRMQRLNENGQAVAEYLERHPKVLRVYYPGLPSHPHHDVAKRQMKGYGAVVTFEVKEDIDYVLDFLSRLTIVNIGPSLGGVESLITHPATISYYDKTRTERLELGIKDGLIRFAVGVENVEDIIADIDQALAKAG; encoded by the coding sequence ATGGAAACAGGATCCAAACAGGGACTGTCGACCCGATCCGTACACGCGGGCGAGGTGCGATATAATGAGTATGGTTCGGTAACGACCCCCATCGTTCAGACATCGACCTTTATTTTCAAGAATGTCGAGGAAATCAGAAAACTGGCCCAGGGGGCGGCAGGTCGGTTCGAATACGGCCGGTACGGCCATCCCACCCAGGTCGCCGCCGAAGGAAAACTGGCGGCCATCGAGGATGCGGAAGATGCCGTCCTCTTCTCCTCGGGGATGAGCGCCATTACGACAGCACTGTTCGCTCTTCTGAAAAGCGGCGACCACATCATCATCACCGATGATGCCTATAAACGTACGCTCGATTTCTGCCGCAGCTGTCTCAACCGATTTCAAATCGAATGCACGGTCGTAAGGATGTGCGACTACGAGGCCATGGAGCGGACCATCAAACCCAATACGCGCCTTTTTTTCTCCGAATCGCCGACCAACCCGTATCTGAATATCATGGATCTCGAACGGCTCGTGTCCCTTTTCAAGCCCAGGGGGATTCTGATCATCTCGGACAGCACGTTTGCCACCCCTTACAATCAGCGCCCCCTCGAGTATGGTATCGATCTCGTCGTCCACAGCGCCACCAAGTACCTCGGCGGCCACAACGATCTGCTCAGCGGCGTCGTGCTCGGCAAAAAAGAGCTGACCGCACCGATCCGCGAATACCTGAAGATCACCGGCGGGGTCATCGACCCCAACTCCGCGTATCTGTTGATCCGCGGCATAAAAACGTTCGAACTGCGCATGCAGCGCCTCAATGAAAACGGCCAGGCGGTGGCCGAATACCTCGAGCGGCATCCCAAAGTGCTGCGCGTCTACTATCCGGGCCTTCCCAGCCATCCGCACCATGATGTGGCCAAGCGTCAAATGAAGGGCTACGGCGCCGTGGTGACCTTCGAGGTCAAAGAGGACATCGACTATGTGCTGGATTTCCTCAGCCGGTTGACGATCGTCAACATCGGCCCGAGCCTGGGAGGCGTCGAATCGCTCATCACCCACCCGGCCACCATCAGCTACTATGATAAAACCCGGACTGAACGCCTCGAACTTGGCATCAAAGACGGCCTGATCCGTTTTGCCGTGGGCGTGGAAAATGTCGAAGACATCATCGCCGACATCGACCAGGCCCTGGCAAAAGCCGGTTAA